AACGTACTAGACACTGCTGTGTTAGTGCTTGGTGACAGGCCAAACACATTCAGCGATTCCAGGAGGGTTTTTTTACTGGCTGGACCTCGACTTACTCTAGTGTAGGCAGCCAGAGATCTGAGTGACATCTTCTCAGGTGGCTCCAGTCTTCGCTTTACTTCCTCATAATGGATTTGGTACTTTCTGGCTTTAGAGCTCTTCATGTTAGGATCCAACAGAGAAGCAACCTCTGCAAAGGGCACCTGCAGTGATGATCTGGCACCATCCTGAGATGCTGCGACACTCTCGCTTTGTGGCACATGAACTTGTGATGGTCCATGACTTTGAGACTGCACATGAGTTTGTGATTGTCCATGACTTTGAGACTGCAAGTGACTTTGTGATTGTCCATGACTTTGAGACTGCATGTGACTTTGTGACTGTACATGACTTTGAGACTGCATGTGACTCTGTGACTGGCTATGACTTTGGGATTGCACATGACTCTGCGACTGGCCGTGACTTTGAGATTGACCCCGTCCATGACCATGGGCGTGCAATGAAGCCTGCACTTGTGATGCGATCTGAACCTGTGAAGCAATTGAATGTGGTACAGTTTGACAGGTCACATCTTGGGGTATGACTTGTTGTGTGATGATCTGTGCAATATTGGGGCCCTGCGGTGGAGTCTGGTACATTGTTATGATAGGATTCCCGACAGCCACGTGGACCACCTCACTGTTTTGAGGAACAGACATGTGCATTCCAGAGGATGGATCCATTTGCAAGGTTTTCCTTGGttttcttcttaaaaaatcccagtaactacACCAATTATTTAGATGGCTTTGTTGAAGtgtgaccaatcagaacagTGTCTGATTCCTCCATAAAATCCTAGAAATATGAAAGAATGTGTTAGTTTCAATACATTCTCATGTTTATAAGTCACTTTTACATAACAATCTAGTGTGTTAACATCATAAACAATTTACTATGGTCAGTGCAAAGGCGTGCGACAATACAAAAGTTCCAGATTTTAGGAATTCGTGAAAgaatttgcttatttattaacATCGTGAAGCGCTGAATCTACTTTGAGTCGATTCTTGATTTTCCGAGAGTCATGGAATCGATTCTTTTTGGGATCAGCTCCCAGCTCTACAGATAACTAAGCTTGTGGGCTTTAGGTAATAAGCGAAATACCGAAACTCACCCTGTCTAGTAAACCAGTACCTTCCGAGGAAATGCGATAGTTAGACTGCTGCCTATAACAACCTGCTAAACGCTCGCTGGCGGGACAGACTTTTTAAAGTGCAAAAATAGCTCATTCGAAAGTGCAAGGCCATAGCAGCACACTTTAAAGAGACAGATAATccatttgtttttatgtgcagGCCAAAGCCTTAGCTGGGAAGGGGGTCTTATTGATATGTGATACGGCCGGGTTTCCCATAAAGCCACACTTCAGTGATGATTTACAACGCTAGGCTTGAATCAGATGAAAGTTGGCGACAGTATTCTTACTCACCGCGCTACagttaaagtcctatttaaaccGCACTGATCCTGGAACAGTCCATGGCGAACCGATCGAAGGCCTCCTTCTTCCCCGATGCTGTTTCGGCGGGTTGCAAATCAGCAGACGGGCGACTGTCGCCATAGCTATTCGCACTCGCGTAACGATTGGTCGACGTTACTGTCAATCAAGCGGCACTCGTATAACGTGTTGCTGAACTCCATGTCAATCGTGACGTCACTATAAAAAGGGTGGAACATCCGGAGCTGTTCGTGGTATATTGTTAAAGATAGAGCAGCGATGTAGTGGGTTTAACCTCGTCAGTTTATGTATTAATTGTATGAAAGCTGTTTACCCAACTAAAACGCTTACTTTAAGCTTATATTTAAATAACGGCAAACGGCTCAAACTTTTAGCTCAaggttaaaattaaaaaatgccaTGTCGTTCAATGTGCGTCTGTCTGATAGAGCAGAGCGGCTTTTGTATAGGTAGTGTGTCGGGTGTAAATAAACAGCCCGttgtttaaaatatagtttTGTAGATAAATCAGGAACACACAGTGATCCTCTGTGTTCgtgcacattttctttaatttaaacaaaccgCTAGATGGCGACCTCTGACCgcaacactctctctctctctctctcattctctctcctcAAAGGTCAGTAgttgctttattggcatgacaatTATTAACGTTATTTGTATTGCCAAAGCTTGGATGCACATAGCAAATAattacagcaataaaaaaaagaaacctctctctctctctctctctctctctctctctctctctgctcaatgGCAGCAGCATGGAAGGTCAGGTGTAGATTTGCTAGAAAAGCATAAATAAACACTGCTTCAGCAGGACTTCAGGGAACAGGCTGCACTTGGCAGACCAATCAGCAAGCCAGTAAGTCCACTGCGGTTCCCACTGTGTCAGGAAACACAGACACTTATGATTATGGGATGACATTATGGGAAACGtggaatttaaaataatttgaatttttaaatgtattctttAGTATAATTCATCTCTCCAGTGACTCCTGGATAGCGCCGGATATCagaaaaatctgatttattatGATGCGTTTtcatttccatagtaacagctatTTTACAGGCAGAATATACAGCAGACACTTTACATTATCCCTTACtaaaaatatattcatttgattaaattaataGACTTGTATAATCCTTATATTGTGTTTATGGagaaatatttgtatattttctgTGGCCACACTTTGAAACCCTGAGGTAAAACTATTCCTTTAAGTTTAACAAAGCTTTTTTAGCTCCTATACTTTGTCAtcataaaacattgtttttttatgttccaAAACTAATAATTACAGTACCAGATCTTAttccataataaataaaacaaattaatttgaTAAATTGCTGTAGTATAAGAAGAAACTTTTCAATGTATGATTATAAGAAAGTAATCAGCTTTGTTTGTTGTGGTAACATCACACCAACCAAAAGAAAGTTTATCAACCAGCATGACAAAATCTAAATGTTTATCAACATTTGACCACAAGTTCATTCAAATCTAGAACTGAAAGTACCAGAAACCTGGTACTGGTAAGTAAAGCATGGAcagtaagtattttatttattaatttgttcaagtttcaaaaaaaaaaaaaaggtttcactgCCATTGCTATCTGCTTAAATGTATGTTGGCtaaaaagaacttaaaatatGTGCAGTTTGTTGAAAAGGAAACCATAAAATGTTTTGTGAAGTACAAAGGATCTTTTAACGATTCTTTTAAGGAAAATTTCTAAACTCTGTCACAGAAAAGATTTGGAAATAAGCAAGCAATTCtattataaatactgtactgtataaaaaatgctaaaattttTCCCTTGATATCTTCCTCATTGGATCACttgaaaatttttctattttGGACATCATGACTGGTTAAGGACATTAATGCAATGGTAATCGCATTAGTGGTGAGattaaaaacaggaaaaaaagtcCATGAAACCTCCTGTGTTTTCCACAGCTCAGCCTGCTTCAAACACTATCACACAACAACATTCAGACGCCCTGCGGCTGCCAGTGATAAATGATCTGCCTCTCATCTGCCTTCACGCTCAGGACAGATGAGGATAATGAAAGCTATGGCACAAACTTCACTTAGGAGTTTGTAGATTTTTATAGGACTCTGATGAAAAAGtcatttttgttataaaaagcATGGATGCTCAAAGggcatgtaatttttttgtgtgtat
The DNA window shown above is from Clarias gariepinus isolate MV-2021 ecotype Netherlands chromosome 14, CGAR_prim_01v2, whole genome shotgun sequence and carries:
- the si:ch73-127m5.2 gene encoding uncharacterized protein si:ch73-127m5.2; this translates as MDPSSGMHMSVPQNSEVVHVAVGNPIITMYQTPPQGPNIAQIITQQVIPQDVTCQTVPHSIASQVQIASQVQASLHAHGHGRGQSQSHGQSQSHVQSQSHSQSQSHMQSQSHVQSQSHMQSQSHGQSQSHLQSQSHGQSQTHVQSQSHGPSQVHVPQSESVAASQDGARSSLQVPFAEVASLLDPNMKSSKARKYQIHYEEVKRRLEPPEKMSLRSLAAYTRVSRGPASKKTLLESLNVFGLSPSTNTAVSSTFSKLTEGDTAALCKDMKDFSLQYVDYENMAKQLLPETNQVQHWSKIIETRNYLEEMRKVFKDPTNSRLFSNVTHGLGNGMMDVALDIIDTVIDRQIRILSGNTDPKPEPPIRRIRKRTRKPKTAVEDGKPKEKAKRGRKKGKQMRLDTVEPQGPQATDIESSVLTLVSVGYETISSGLSGTSTGLS